In Pseudophryne corroboree isolate aPseCor3 chromosome 7, aPseCor3.hap2, whole genome shotgun sequence, a single window of DNA contains:
- the NEUROD1 gene encoding neurogenic differentiation factor 1: protein MTKSYRDNGLIMSDTQGSRGWVDECLGSQDDHEMEKKKEELEGTIQDVGEESMKHHNGEENEEEEGEEDDDDDDDDDDDDDDDEDDEEDDDQKPKRRGPKRKKMTKARVERFKMRRMKANARERNRMHGLNAALDSLRKVVPCYSKTQKLSKIETLRLAKNYIWALSEILRSGKSPDLVSFVQTLCKGLSQPTTNLVAGCLQLNPRTFLPEQNQDMPPHMQAASASFPLHPYPYQSPGLPSPPYGTMDSSQIFHVKPHSYGTALEPFFEGTVTDCTSPSFDGPLSPPLSVNGNFSFKHEPSAEFDKNYAFTMHYPASIAVAQSHGTLFSSSGPRCEIPVDSIMSYDGHTHHERVMSAQLNAIFHD, encoded by the coding sequence ATGACCAAGTCCTATCGAGATAATGGGTTGATCATGTCCGACACCCAGGGTTCGAGAGGTTGGGTAGATGAGTGTTTGGGTTCCCAAGATGACCATGAAatggagaaaaagaaagaagagctGGAAGGGACCATCCAAGATGTGGGCGAGGAATCAATGAAGCATCACAACGGAGAGGAGAATGAGGAGGAAGAGggtgaggaggatgatgatgatgacgatgatgatgatgatgacgacgatgacgaTGAAGATGATGAAGAAGATGATGATCAGAAACCCAAAAGACGTGGACCCAAGAGGAAGAAGATGACTAAAGCCAGGGTGGAGCGCTTTAAAATGAGGCGCATGAAAGCCAATGCCAGGGAGAGGAACCGCATGCATGGGCTGAACGCTGCCCTGGACAGCTTGCGCAAGGTGGTCCCCTGTTACTCCAAGACTCAGAAGTTGTCCAAGATTGAGACCCTGCGCCTGGCTAAAAACTACATCTGGGCGCTCTCTGAGATTTTGAGGTCTGGGAAAAGTCCAGATCTGGTGTCATTTGTGCAGACACTTTGCAAAGGGCTCTCCCAACCCACCACCAACCTAGTAGCTGGGTGCCTTCAGCTTAACCCCAGAACTTTTCTTCCAGAACAGAATCAAGACATGCCACCCCATATGCAAGCAGCCAGTGCTTCCTTCCCCTTGCATCCTTACCCATACCAGTCGCCTGGTCTTCCCAGCCCTCCTTATGGTACCATGGACAGCTCCCAAATCTTTCACGTTAAGCCACATTCATACGGGACTGCCCTGGAGCCTTTCTTTGAAGGCACTGTCACTGACTGCACCAGCCCATCATTCGATGGGCCCCTCAGCCCACCTCTGAGTGTTAATGGGAACTTTTCCTTCAAACATGAGCCTTCAGCAGAGTTTGATAAAAATTATGCCTTTACCATGCACTACCCTGCCAGTATAGCAGTGGCTCAAAGCCATGGGACTCTCTTTTCCAGCTCTGGCCCCAGATGTGAAATCCCTGTAGACAGCATCATGTCCTACGATGGCCATACACACCACGAAAGAGTCATGAGTGCCCAGCTGAATGCCATCTTTCACGACTAA